The following proteins are encoded in a genomic region of Calditrichota bacterium:
- a CDS encoding HEAT repeat domain-containing protein, producing MPLQDTKGLNESLAQVLATYEPWELVYRSPQGAWIGPPRTLQERIANEFWHRLYQLHLAAQGSEQILQLLALFSAQRQNWERTRRLFERLAGGSDTFAPVQAIVEVCVRLLELAVLEHLATRYVPPWDVRGNQACAFSRQRHQDALSALMAASAEPAAEQWLATMSKRLASDEFPLTAEVVRVLVHEEELRQRLGDLLTPVTSAARPQEPWTFFGEQLGPSIGMGLGPPQALLRPCLEILELATIPLSSGLQFEAVNIVSRLRDSRSAGALHRLLARTPPGSTNLRCAALFALGNLRYPPACQLCMDILRGPDCVTVQHEGTGESYEQPLHREKTEAIWALGKLGSDASPALPLLSSFAEYADRELRVALAWSLGQIGSAQKEKQGGIDAEVVIALLRLLASREPRVVEEAAFALRSLELPDFLHTLYLHDFAAMPILALKPCSTGLYELSETLFHLMAVKQPVVMAVAGDSGTGKTYFCQAIAQGFAHVRASDILYLMRDKPANKIFNRILGLAWLRAHVDPQYYQDDSIAPEEDDPERYFDEFMAQHAGKKLIILDGWRDAAYFHRVIERFYERGFLDVIVSFRTTHSTRRLNLEEREGNLESVSSHLCLVEDPPIEGTRFYREGEVLIYNLDNSIPSRLTMPEIQQVFAARKVRAWGEQISIGPFVERSSPLRRESFKASVCTERVAIVPRPWQGAPSDTFPPQESTFGRLLNPDVATEPYLLETLDTRGLEITQIAFYTHGQVAFGAADGRVGIMVGFNDRLFAHWAHRSKVEALRVLGAHLCTVDQEGHVHLSNFEEGTHRRLPGCGSPACLVAALPPRRLVTGHKDGRLVVWELDASLGAELPGPGARLLDLAADRRGRIYAASDDGSVRIWDLARGELQTISNLPGVPEQIAPYPDGRLAVALVRDPLKEDTELAIALVDHDSGDGELYRVGKGKAACLTTYPDGRLFIGTLPAGREGTLGVVDLRPGFSSVAWVSGHAAGTTCCLTMGPRIITCGQESDGKRTVKIWGAASYVQQEQSRQQLLSPGRPRPAYYRTLF from the coding sequence ATGCCGCTTCAGGACACAAAAGGCCTGAACGAATCCTTGGCGCAGGTGCTGGCTACCTACGAGCCCTGGGAACTCGTCTATCGCAGCCCGCAGGGCGCATGGATAGGCCCGCCTCGTACCCTGCAGGAACGCATTGCCAACGAGTTTTGGCATCGCCTCTACCAGCTGCACCTTGCCGCGCAAGGATCGGAACAGATTCTTCAGCTCCTGGCCCTCTTCTCTGCACAACGCCAGAACTGGGAAAGAACCCGTCGTCTGTTTGAACGCCTCGCTGGCGGCAGTGACACTTTCGCCCCGGTACAAGCGATCGTCGAGGTGTGCGTCCGCTTGTTGGAGCTGGCGGTGCTGGAGCACTTGGCCACCCGTTATGTGCCGCCATGGGACGTGCGGGGGAACCAAGCCTGCGCATTCTCTCGGCAGCGGCACCAAGATGCGCTCAGCGCCCTCATGGCGGCGTCTGCTGAACCCGCAGCAGAGCAGTGGCTGGCGACCATGAGCAAGCGCCTCGCCAGCGACGAATTCCCGCTGACCGCAGAGGTCGTGCGCGTCCTCGTGCACGAAGAGGAGTTGCGACAACGGCTGGGCGACCTGCTGACGCCAGTTACCTCCGCCGCGCGCCCACAAGAACCGTGGACGTTCTTTGGCGAGCAATTGGGTCCGTCCATCGGCATGGGCTTGGGGCCGCCGCAGGCCCTCCTGCGCCCCTGCCTGGAAATCCTTGAACTTGCGACGATACCCCTCTCCAGCGGGCTGCAATTCGAGGCGGTCAACATCGTCAGCCGGCTGCGCGATAGCCGCAGTGCCGGGGCCTTGCACCGGCTGTTGGCGAGAACGCCGCCCGGCTCCACCAATCTGCGTTGCGCCGCGCTCTTCGCCCTGGGGAACCTCAGATACCCACCAGCTTGCCAGCTCTGCATGGACATCCTGCGCGGCCCGGATTGTGTCACTGTCCAGCACGAAGGAACAGGCGAAAGTTACGAGCAGCCCCTTCACCGGGAAAAGACCGAGGCGATTTGGGCACTCGGCAAGTTGGGCTCCGATGCTTCCCCTGCCTTGCCGCTGTTGAGCTCCTTTGCCGAGTACGCCGACCGCGAGCTGCGCGTTGCCCTGGCCTGGTCACTTGGACAAATTGGGAGCGCGCAAAAGGAAAAGCAAGGGGGCATCGACGCCGAGGTGGTCATTGCCCTCCTCCGGTTGCTCGCCTCCCGAGAACCCCGCGTTGTCGAAGAAGCGGCCTTTGCCCTGCGCAGCCTGGAACTTCCGGATTTTCTGCACACCCTCTACCTTCATGACTTTGCCGCAATGCCGATCTTGGCCCTCAAGCCTTGCAGCACCGGGCTATACGAACTGTCCGAGACCCTCTTTCACCTCATGGCCGTCAAGCAACCTGTGGTCATGGCGGTGGCAGGCGATTCGGGCACCGGAAAAACCTACTTTTGTCAGGCCATCGCGCAGGGCTTTGCGCACGTGCGCGCCAGCGATATCCTCTACCTCATGCGCGACAAACCGGCAAACAAAATCTTCAACCGCATCCTCGGCTTGGCCTGGCTCCGCGCCCACGTGGACCCGCAGTACTACCAGGATGACTCCATCGCTCCGGAGGAGGACGACCCCGAGCGCTATTTCGACGAATTCATGGCACAACACGCCGGCAAGAAGCTGATCATCCTGGACGGATGGCGCGACGCAGCCTACTTCCACCGCGTCATCGAAAGGTTCTACGAGCGCGGCTTCCTGGATGTGATTGTCAGCTTTCGCACCACCCATTCGACCAGGCGACTGAATCTTGAGGAGCGGGAGGGAAACCTGGAGAGCGTCTCCTCCCACCTCTGTCTGGTTGAGGATCCGCCCATCGAGGGTACGCGCTTCTATCGAGAAGGCGAGGTGCTCATTTACAACTTGGACAATTCCATCCCCTCTCGCCTCACCATGCCAGAGATTCAGCAAGTGTTCGCTGCCCGAAAAGTACGCGCCTGGGGGGAACAGATCAGCATCGGACCCTTCGTCGAAAGGAGTAGCCCCCTGAGGCGCGAGTCGTTCAAGGCCAGTGTCTGCACCGAACGCGTAGCAATCGTGCCAAGGCCATGGCAAGGCGCTCCCTCTGACACTTTCCCGCCGCAAGAGAGCACTTTTGGCAGGCTCCTCAACCCTGATGTGGCGACGGAGCCATACTTGCTGGAAACCCTCGACACACGGGGCCTGGAAATCACCCAGATCGCCTTCTACACCCATGGCCAGGTGGCCTTCGGCGCCGCAGACGGCCGGGTGGGGATCATGGTCGGATTCAACGACCGGCTCTTCGCGCACTGGGCTCACCGAAGCAAGGTGGAAGCCCTGCGCGTGCTGGGTGCGCACCTGTGCACCGTGGACCAGGAAGGGCACGTTCACCTGAGCAATTTCGAGGAGGGCACCCATCGCCGGCTGCCAGGCTGCGGGTCACCGGCGTGTCTTGTGGCAGCCTTGCCGCCGCGCAGGCTGGTGACCGGTCACAAGGACGGACGCCTGGTGGTGTGGGAACTTGACGCGTCCCTGGGTGCGGAATTACCAGGCCCTGGGGCCCGTCTTCTTGACCTCGCTGCCGACCGCCGCGGCCGAATCTATGCGGCCAGCGACGATGGCTCCGTGCGCATCTGGGACTTGGCGCGGGGTGAGCTCCAGACCATCAGCAACTTGCCAGGCGTCCCCGAGCAGATCGCGCCTTACCCGGACGGCCGCCTGGCCGTGGCGCTTGTCCGTGATCCTCTCAAGGAGGACACGGAACTTGCCATTGCCCTTGTTGACCACGACTCCGGTGACGGGGAGCTCTACCGTGTGGGCAAAGGCAAGGCCGCCTGCCTCACCACGTACCCGGACGGCCGCCTTTTCATCGGCACACTACCGGCTGGCCGTGAAGGGACCCTGGGTGTGGTGGATCTGCGACCTGGTTTTTCTTCGGTCGCCTGGGTCAGCGGGCACGCAGCAGGGACCACCTGCTGCCTCACCATGGGCCCGCGTATCATCACCTGTGGGCAGGAGTCGGACGGGAAGCGCACCGTCAAGATTTGGGGCGCAGCTTCGTATGTGCAGCAGGAGCAAAGCCGACAGCAGCTCCTCTCCCCAGGACGTCCTCGCCCCGCCTACTACCGGACGCTCTTCTAA
- a CDS encoding response regulator, translated as MSARSRVLVVDDEVPVCKSMAAAIADQDREVDTALSGEEALSKDLAAPYDVIVADLMMPGLSGMDLLKALKERRPDVAVIMVTGYPSIKSAVQAIKMGAFDYIPKPFTPSELRSLVARAEERMRVLRPAREAPPDEKLVVMPPGLHAIPEHSWARPMPDGTVQVGMHHIFQMSVKRVVSMQLPEVGTVVNQGDVIARVSGFDRNVYRLWTPVSGTVVAINDKVKEDPQITARDPYGEGWLVLLQPSRLEEDLRNLVRS; from the coding sequence ATGAGCGCTCGATCAAGAGTACTGGTGGTCGACGACGAGGTCCCGGTCTGCAAGAGCATGGCCGCGGCCATCGCCGACCAAGATCGCGAGGTAGACACCGCCTTGAGCGGGGAGGAAGCTCTGAGCAAAGACCTGGCCGCCCCGTACGACGTCATCGTCGCAGACCTGATGATGCCCGGCCTCAGTGGCATGGACCTGCTCAAGGCACTCAAAGAGAGGCGGCCAGACGTGGCGGTGATCATGGTCACCGGCTACCCCTCCATCAAGAGCGCAGTGCAGGCGATCAAAATGGGGGCGTTTGACTACATCCCTAAGCCTTTTACCCCCTCGGAGCTCCGCAGCCTGGTGGCGCGCGCGGAGGAGCGCATGCGCGTGCTGCGCCCGGCCCGCGAGGCTCCTCCGGACGAGAAGTTAGTGGTCATGCCCCCAGGCCTGCACGCCATCCCTGAGCACTCCTGGGCACGGCCCATGCCGGATGGCACCGTACAGGTAGGGATGCACCACATCTTTCAGATGAGCGTCAAGAGGGTCGTCTCCATGCAGCTGCCGGAAGTGGGGACCGTGGTCAACCAGGGCGACGTGATTGCCCGCGTGTCCGGTTTTGACCGCAACGTCTACCGGCTGTGGACGCCAGTGAGCGGCACCGTGGTGGCCATAAACGATAAGGTGAAAGAAGACCCACAGATAACTGCGCGCGACCCCTACGGCGAAGGGTGGCTGGTCCTCCTGCAACCAAGCCGGTTAGAGGAGGACCTCAGGAACCTGGTTCGCTCCTGA